The sequence below is a genomic window from Prochlorococcus marinus CUG1438.
TTGCTTAACCCAATTAACTTTTTTTTATGGCTAATAGTATCGTTTAGAGATATTTTCTAAATAATCTAAATTTTTTTAAATAATAAATGGTTCAAATAAACCAGAAATCTAAAAAATTCAAAAACTTAAATGGAAAAAAATATTATTGAAGTAAGAAATTTGTCTAAGTCATTTGACATCTCTTCCAAAGAACAAGGATTAAAAGGCACTATTAAACATTTTTTTAGAAGAAAGACAAAAAGTTTAAAAGTTATAAAAAATATAAATTTTGCAATCAAAGAGGGAGAAATTGTAGGTTTCTTAGGGGCAAATGGCGCTGGAAAAACTACAATTTTAAAAATGCTTTGTGGCTTAATTTATCCAAGTGAAGGGTCAATTAAAGTTTCAGGCTATCTACCATATATGAGAAAAAAAAATTTCCTAAAGAATATCACCCTAATAATGGGCCAAAAACAACAACTTATTTGGGATCTTCCACCAATTGAATCATTTTATTTGAATGCATCAATATACGAATTGAATAGAAGAGAAGCAGAAAGAAGAATCAAAAAATTATCAAATATGCTTGAGATTGATGATGAGCTTTTTATACCTGTTAGAAAACTATCTCTAGGACAACGTATGAAGTCAGAATTACTTGCAGCTTTAATACATGAACCAAATATTTTATTTTTAGACGAACCTACACTCGGTTTAGATATTAATGCACAGAGAAATTTAAGACAATTCCTACAAAAATATAATCAGGAAACAAATGCAACGATATGTCTCACGAGTCATTACATGAAAGACATTACATCACTATGCAAAAGAGTTATATGCGTTGACAATGGTTCCATCTCATATGATGGAGAACTAGATCTATTATTAAAAAAGCTCTCTCCTGTAAAAGAGATATCAATAGTTTGTCATTCAGAAGAAGATGCAACTCAATTAGAAAATTCAGGTTTTATTGTTAAAAATAAAACAAAAAATGAAATAACTATAAAAGTAGAAAATAACTCTATTACCTCTTCATTAAAAACTATTTTAAATAACTTTGATATTGAAGACATTTATATAAATGAACCACCAATAGATGAAATCATTGGGAAAATATTAATAAAAAAAAGATAATGAAATCTAATTGGATAAATCATAAAATTTTCACCTTATTAAAGATTCAATATTCAAATATGTTGGAATATCGCGTAGAGATTGCTTTATGGGCTATTTCAGGAATTATCCCTTTCTTTATGTTAAATATATGGACAAAAAATAACCTTAATGACTCCATAAACATTAGTGATATTATGCTTTCTAGATATTTTTTGTGTGCTTTCTTTGTTAGACAGTTTTCTGTAGTTTGGGTTGTATTTAGCTTTGAAGAAGATTCTCTTCTGGGGAAAGTATCTCCTTACTTAATTCAACCTTTAAATCCATTTTTCAGATATTTTGCGCAACATCTTGCTGAACAAATAACAAGATTCCCTTTTGCATTACTAATAGCATCATTCTTTTTTATTTTTAATCCAGAAAGTATATGGATTCCTAATATAGTTATTTTGTCTTTATCAATATTATCAACATTTTTTTCTTTTATAATTCAATTTTTAATTCAGTCAATAATTGCATGTTTATGTTTCTGGACAGAAAAAGCATCATCAATTGAAAGATTATTATTTATTCCAACTTTATTTCTATCAGGCCTTTTAGCTCCTGTAGTTTCATTTCCTGGATATGTTAAATCATGGATTTATTTAACTCCTTTTCCATATCTAATTGATTTTCCTGCGAACTTATTATCAGGTAATGAAACAAATTTTGTTGGAGGATTAGGTATGCAAATTCTATGGATTCTTCTTCTTTTTCCATTATTTAAAAAAATCTGGGCTGAAGGAACGAAAAAATATACTGCTATGGGATCATGAATTTTAAAAAATATTTAAAAGTTTATACAAAATTTTTACATACTTCTTTAGCTTCTGAAATGGAGTATAAAACAAATATATTAATTGACTTAATTACCGCAATTTTAAGTTTAATAGGGAGTATTTTTTTATTATCAATTTTCTTTCAAAACAATGACAGTATTGGAGGTTGGGAATTTAAACAGGCACTAATAATTCAAGGCATTTATACAATTTTAAATGGAATAACTAATACATGGTTCAATCCAAATCTTACGGAAATAGTTAAACATATTAGGGAAGGAACATTAGATTTCGTACTTTTAAAACCTATTGATAGTCAATTTTATATTTCATTAAAAAAAATAACCCCTTCTGGCTTTTTAGAAATAATGCTTGGATTCTGCCTATTGTTATATTGCATCAAAATAAATCAAATTAATATAAATTTGCTTTTTATGGCCCTATCCTTCATTACGATCATATGCTCTATTTGTATCTTATATAGTTTATGGTTTTTTATTTCTACAACTACAATCTGGTTTGTAAAGACATGGAATGCTACAGAAGTATTAAGGTCTTTCCTTTACATTGGAAGATTTCCATTAAATTCTTTTTCATTTTCTCTAAGAATATTCTTTAGTATATTTATTCCTATTGCATTTATAACTACCATACCTTCTGAAGTTTTTCTGGGACTCTCTAAATTATGGGAAATATTGCTTGAAATTATTGTTGCTATTATATTTTTGTTTTGCTCTAGAAGGTTCTGGCTATTCGCATTGAAATTCTACACATCAGCTTCAAGCTAAATATTATTTAATAATCTCTCTACAAAACTCCCAAACTCTTTGTTTAGAGTTAAGTTTAGAAAGTTTAGATAATTTCTTAAAATTTATTGTAGATTTATCAACAGATAGTTTTTTACAGATGTACTCAATTTGATAATTTTTAGAAATGATTCCTAATTTGACTGTTAAATTAAATAATATGATTATTAGAGAAAAACTAAAAATAATAGAAAAAAAATGTGAAAATGACTTTAAATAATTATCACTTTCAGTTTTCAATTCAAACTTCATCATTCAACTATATGTTGAGGACACTTAATTGCGGCAATTGCAACAGCTGTAACTTTAAAATTTTTTGACTTCTCAATAACCTTTTTAACCTCTAATGGTCCAAACTTATTACTTGCATCACTGTAGGAAAGAAGTAAAGATTTATAATTATCATGGCCTAAATTTCTATATTCACAGAAATTATCTCCAACATAATTTAATAGAGTTATCAAAGTTAATTCAATCATTAAAGCTTTTTAATTAATAAAGCCCTTACGAATAATACAATGCATAAATTTTTTAACAAGGTTAATTTCAAAATCACTTGAAATCTCGAAATAGAATAAATTCAAAAAAAATAAGAATTACGAAAATATGTCATAAATTCAAACCTAACAAAGATGATAATTTTTTAAGCACTATCTGTAGCGTGTCATGACGATTTGACTAGCGCTATGGATAGGGGGTTGCTTTTTTCTGGAAATTGGTTTAAAAATAAGGTTCCCCATCACCCGGCCTCATAGTTATGAGGCCCTTTTTTTTTTGCAATATTTCCAACTAAAAGTATTTTAAATTCAATAAGTTTCTAATCAAAACGTGAGTTTATTAGAAAAATGAATTGATCATCATTAACTGTTGTAGCAACTGCTGGTCTTTTTCTAACTAAAACTTAATTGATATTTTCAATCAGTTAATCTATAAAAAAATATTAATGGATTTAATCAAAAGGCCTATACCAACAAAAAAACAAACAGTCATAAACGTTTTCTTAATTAGCCTATTTCCTTTTAAATTGGACAAGTGAGCTCCAAAATATCCTCCTGTAAAAGAGCCAAATATTAATATTATTAATATCATTGGAGAAATTGATCCTACTTTACTCAAAAAAATTGCACCTGTAAGATTCCAAAAAATTCCAACAGTTAAGAAAGTCAAACTTACAGCTCGAAGAAAATCCATTCCAAATGATTTGATTAAAAGTATTGTTACAAGTAATCCAGTGCCCGAAGAAATAGAACCATTCAAAATTCCTATTAGGAAAATAAAAATTAAAAATCTAATTTTATTAGATAAATTAATGTTAATATTTCCAGACGATATACCTAATTCTGATTTAAGGAACGTGTAAAAAGCCAAGAATATCGAAATTATTCCTAAAAATAAGTATAAATATTCTTCGGAAATATATTCAATTATAGAAGCCCCAAAAATCACTCCTGGCAATCCAAAAATTAAGATTTGCCCTGCAATATATTTATCATTACTAAGAGACTTACGATTTCTTAATGAACCGCCTATTCCTAGTGCCACAGTAGCTAATTTATGACCAGCAAGAGCCTGATAATAAGGAATACCAGATAAAATCAATGCTGGTAATTGAAGTAATCCTGCCCCACCTCCAGAAATTGCTGAAAAAGTATTAGAAAAGAAGGAAATCAAAAAAATAAAAATACTTTTATATAAAGAATGAGAAACACTATCTACTGATGTTATTAATAAATAAAGCATTTAATCTAAAGTTTAATTTTTCTATAATTAAATATTTTCATTTTAAAAGTAAATGTTGGACTGCATCTTATTATCATCTCTTCATCAATCATAAATTAATAAAAACTGTTATTATCAAAAAATATTGTCAAGAATATTATGCATAGACAAGATGCAATTTATCTTGATCAGCTGTGTCCCAAGGTAAATAATAAAAGCTGGAGAGAATCACTTCATAAACTTACTAACTATAAATGTATTTATTGCGGCAAACCATCAGAATCACTTGATCACCTTCATCCAATGTCAAAGGGGGGTGGGAGCAACACAAGTAATTGCGTGCCATGTTGTTTATCGTGTAATGGGAATAAATCAGATTTAGAGGTTCTTGGTTGGTATAGAAAACAGAAATTTTATGATCCTAGAAGGGCTATGGCCATAAGAGCATGGTTTAACGATGATTTAAGACTGGCGAAAGTTCTTTTGAACTATATAAATTAAAAATAAATTAGCAATTGATTTTGAATCTAGATATTCTTTGTCAGGTTTCAATTAAGCCTCTTAATTTAGTAATTAATGAAATTTGTTTAAATAATTCTTATTGCTTCGGAATTTATTTTATAGCTCCTGAAAATTGCAATATTAGAGTAATCTTCCTTCCACATGATTGGAGAATCTATAACTTTTCTCTCAGGAGATTTTACTGAAAAAATTAATCCAAACACAAAAAATATCGTGATCAATATTATTGTCATTACAAATTTGTCTGGAATATTATTCATAAGATTACCTACCTAGAAAAATTTTTATCAGGAGTAGTTTTTTCGTAAACCTCTAAAAAATAAGATTTAAAATAATCCACCCCCTCCTTTCCAATTAATCCAAATGACCATCCGCAATCATTTATTACTTGCAAAGAAATTTGATTTGCTAAATCATCTTTTTCAATCCATTTTTTTTGTGGATTGTAAGAAAAAGAAATAATGTTTTCTGTTTTTACAATAGCTGATTTCATTGCTTCATCCTTAGAAAAACCGTTTTGAATAGCCTTGCAATATTTTCTCGAGAAATTATTAGAGATTCTATTTTGTAGTAGGCTAACGCTGGGATCTGACGTATCAAATGCTAATCCCATTGGCGGATTAAATAAATAAACTAAAAAGAAAAAAAAACAAAAAAAGATCTTAAACAATAGCTTTTTATCAATGCTCATAAGGTATATAATAGTTTATTTTTTTGGCTTTTCAATTAAATTTCTAAATTAAACAAAGCAAAATAAATTTCAATTTATTAAATATTAAAAGTATTGCAATAAGTTCAGCAATAATAGTCTGAGGTTTATTTGACTACTTATATGTACGAATCATTGATGACACTACTATTTTTTCCTGACTGGACAAACGGACTACCATCAGACTTTTTAATACTTCATTTTTTTGTTGGAGCTGTGATTTTCCCATTCAACATGATTCATGCTAAAGCAAGAAAAATTGATAGTCAGAATCCAGAGGAAGCAGCTAATGGCTATAAAACTTCTGATAATGCTACATTCTTTGGTTACGAAGAAATCAATTAGATTTCAATAAAAGTTCTTTAAAGAATTTACTTATTGATGATAATCTCCCTAAATACAACTTTAGATCTCAAAATTTTCAGTCCTAATGAACCTTTAGGAATATTAATACTTTTTTTGGGACTAATATTTACTGGGATGATTTTTTACATAATTTATGCTGTCAGTACGAATAAAGAATCATTAGAGGATAAAAAAATAAGAACTAAAAAGGAGTCCATTCAACAAGAAAAAATTGGCAAATTATTTCCTAAGAAAAAATAAATATATTTATTTTTTTATTAATAAAAATATATTTTTGTCAATAATCGTAGTGGGATCTAAAAACATTAATTTAGTTCTTTAAAGACAAACACTAATGACCATAACTACAAAATTTTCATCAGAAAATTTATTTTTCTTTAAATAAAGTAAAAAGATTCTCATGAATAGCAAAAAATGTTAAAAATGAATAAATGATTTAAGATTTTGACGAATTCCACTCAATATATATACCTCGCTAGTGGAGTAAAGAAAGAAGAAGGTTTTTGGATTGTAGGGATCAAAAATTGTGATGAAAACATTCTGGATGATAAGAGCCTATTAGATTGCCATAGAAAAGAATTAATAGGTAGTGAATCAGCAAAAAATATTCTTTTCGCTATTGATTTGAACATAAATAATTTGTTCAATGAACTAAGAAATAAAAATTATTTAATTGAAAGACCTTCAATTGGAATTTCTTTAGATATACCACTAGATATCTTGGAAAGTATTTTTGATTTTTGGTTAGATATTTATAAACAACAAGAAGCATGGGAAACTTGCATAGGCCTTCTTAAAATTAGAAAAAGAATTTCCCTAAAAAATCTAATTGATAGCGAAAGCTTAAAAGGAAATTCTAAAAAATGGGCCTTAAAAATCGAAAATTTACACTCATACATACCTAATTCCCATAGAGTTGAAAAGCTAAATGACCCTATGTGGAAATAATTTCATTTTTAATTAATCAATATATTTACTTCGCATGAAAATTAAGTAAAAATAAAATTATCTAATAAATTAACATGAATAAATCATATTCTTTCAGTCAAGAACAAATGAACGGGATTGTAGAGGATACTTATGCCAACATAATAAAAGAATGTGAAAATTTAAAAAAAAATACTAATTGCCCAAATGAGCAAATAGTAGCGCTTTTGAGTGTAATTGCATCAAATTTCACAAACATAACTGACAAAACCAAAAATTAAGATGATAAATTATTTTACTTGGAGTGAATTTGATGAAAGCGTAGAATATATTGCCAATAAATGTAAGTTTTTAGAACTTTCTGGAATATATGGTGTTCCTCGTGGTGGCTTATGTCTTGCTGTAGCACTTAGTCATAAATTAAAAATAAATTTAATTTCAAAACCAATAAAAAATTCCCTAATAGTAGATGATATTTATGAAACTGGTTTTACATTAAATACCTTCAAAAATATTGAGGGAGCAATGTTTTTTGTATTATTTAGTAAAATAAAACCTACTTGGTGGAATACTGTATTTATATCTAGAAAAAATGAATGGATAGTTTTTCCGTGGGAAAACACTTTGAATGCACAAAATGACCAAAAAGAGTACCTAAAAAAAAGAGGTTTAACTTGAAAAAGAAATTATACTTAGCAAATTCATATGGGTTTTCAAAACAAACCAAAAAACTCTTATATGAATTTAATAATATTTTCAATGATTTAAATATAGAAGTTTATGAACCTTTTGAGAGGACTCAACAAATATCAAAAAAGGAAGGAGAATGGGCATATGAACTAGCAAGAAGTAATTTCAATGATCTTAAAAAATGCGATTGTATTTTTGCTATTGTTAATGGAACACCTCCTGATGAAGGGGTGATGATTGAATTAGGTATTGCTATTGCTTTAAAAAAGGTAATTTTTTTATTTAGAGATGATTTTAGAAATTGTTCAGATAGCAACGAATACCCATTAAATCTTATGTTATTTCTTGGATTGCCAAGAGATAATTGGAAAAAATATTATTTTGAATCCTTACAAGATATAAAAAGCAATAAAAAAGGGTTTGTGGAATGGGCAAAAAAATAGACCAAATTAACCTCAAACTCGAGTTAAAATTTTAAATTCAGATTAACTCTGATAGGATGTTATAATTAATTTTATTTAAAGAATTTTGACACAAGTTACAGTTGGAGAAAACGAGGGGATTGAATCTGCCCTTAGAAGATTTAAAAGACAAGTATCTAAATCGGGAATTTTTGCAGATTTAAAAAGACTTAGACATCATGAAACTCCAATTGAAAAGTATAAAAGAAAGTTACAGCAAAGAAGAAAAGCAAGAAGAAGGTAGGTTTAATCTCTACTTATAAGAAGAGAAAAAACTCTTTTTTATTTACTTTTACAGACTAAAATCAGATATTAAATTATTTAAGCTTCTTTAACTTTTTAACAAGATTTATTCCAACTCCTGATACTGCAAGAAGTTCTTTTTCATCTGCAGCAATAACAGATTTGGTCGTTTTAAAACCAGCTTCATACAAAGCCTTAGCACTTTTAACTCCTACACCTGGAAGTGTAGCCAAGGTTTCAATATTCTTCTTTGAATTAGCTGTTTTTGTTTTTGTTTTTGTTTTTGTTTTTGTTTTTGTTTTTGCTTTCGTTTTTGTTTTTGAAGATTTTGCAGACTTAGCAGGTGCTTTTTCTTTCTTTAAAGGAGTTTCAGAGGATACTGCACTTTTAAATAAGATCGATTTTAGTTTACTTAGAAATTTAGTAATCATTTAAATATTTAAGTAATAAAATTAAACTTCAATTTTAATATATTATCAAATTCCGAGAGGAATTAATTAAAAAAATATAAATAATTGAATAAAGTTAATTTATTTACATTTATATAAAGACACATATTTAATATTAATGCAAGCTTAAAAGCCATCGCGAACGATTTTAAATTAATCTATTTATATTAAGCAAAGGGAAAAATCAACTTTTTAAAATCAAAAGTATCTACGAATAGTAAAATTAGGATATTAATAGATTGAAGAAAATAAGAAATGAAACTTATATTTATAAGCGGCCCTTCTGGTAGTGGTAAGACAACGTTATCAAAAAAAATAATCGAAAAAGTTAAAAATGGTATTGTTTTAAGTACCGATAATTACTATAAAACAGGGTTATTAAGTAAATTATTATCAAAATTCATAGAAGGTTATTTTGATAGAGACATAAGTTTTAACTATAGACTATTTAAAAAAGACTTTTATTATATTGTGAAAAATGGAATTTCAAAATATGAGCGTTCTTATGATTTCAAAAAGAAAAAAATAGAAAATTTCTACAACGATACGAATAATATTAATTTTTTAATTATCGAGGGTATTTTTGCCAAAGAATTATCAACCACTTTACATAATCAAAACTATTTTCTTTTGGAATTAAAAATCAGTAAAAATGAGTGCATGAAAAGAGTTCTTAAAAGGGACTTTAAAGAAAGGGGAAAGGCAGTAAAAATAGCTAAAAATGATTTTATAAAATCGTGGGATATTTATTACAAGAAATCTAAAAATAGTTGTATAAAAAATAAAAATGTATTCATTATTACTAGAAATACTAATATTGAACAAATACTTAAAAAATTGTTTGATTAATTTTTAAAAATTTTAGCTAGTGTTAAAGCACTTAAAATTGAGCCTTCAATCCGACCAAATCCGCAACCTTCAAACCAATCTCCGCAAAATCCAATTTTATATTTTCTACTAAATTGTAAAGATAATGGGACGGGATATCCAGAAGGTTGTGAAGCTCTCCATTTCATAATAGATATATTCTCATTGCAAGTTAATTGATTAACTAAAGAATTCCCCTCAAACAATTCATTAAAATTTTTAAATAATTTTTGTTTAATTAAGACTTCGTCTTTTGTATTTATACAAGAATTAACAAATTCTATATTTTTTGAATGTACTACTATTCCTAGCTTATTATTTTCGTGAAGTTCGAAAATAACTCGTTCAAATTTATATTTATCTTCTAGATTTTTTCTTAAATAAAAATACCTATTTTTTTTTGAATAAAAATCTTTATAACTATAATTCTTATTTGTATAAATTAAAAAAGTCATCCTTGGAATAAAAGTTTGTTTATCTAGAAAGTTTATAAGGGAATCAATTTTTTTATCATTATTTTTTGGAATAGCCTTCCTAAGAGGAATTTGATT
It includes:
- a CDS encoding ABC transporter ATP-binding protein; this translates as MEKNIIEVRNLSKSFDISSKEQGLKGTIKHFFRRKTKSLKVIKNINFAIKEGEIVGFLGANGAGKTTILKMLCGLIYPSEGSIKVSGYLPYMRKKNFLKNITLIMGQKQQLIWDLPPIESFYLNASIYELNRREAERRIKKLSNMLEIDDELFIPVRKLSLGQRMKSELLAALIHEPNILFLDEPTLGLDINAQRNLRQFLQKYNQETNATICLTSHYMKDITSLCKRVICVDNGSISYDGELDLLLKKLSPVKEISIVCHSEEDATQLENSGFIVKNKTKNEITIKVENNSITSSLKTILNNFDIEDIYINEPPIDEIIGKILIKKR
- a CDS encoding ABC-2 family transporter protein, with translation MKSNWINHKIFTLLKIQYSNMLEYRVEIALWAISGIIPFFMLNIWTKNNLNDSINISDIMLSRYFLCAFFVRQFSVVWVVFSFEEDSLLGKVSPYLIQPLNPFFRYFAQHLAEQITRFPFALLIASFFFIFNPESIWIPNIVILSLSILSTFFSFIIQFLIQSIIACLCFWTEKASSIERLLFIPTLFLSGLLAPVVSFPGYVKSWIYLTPFPYLIDFPANLLSGNETNFVGGLGMQILWILLLFPLFKKIWAEGTKKYTAMGS
- a CDS encoding ABC-2 family transporter protein → MNFKKYLKVYTKFLHTSLASEMEYKTNILIDLITAILSLIGSIFLLSIFFQNNDSIGGWEFKQALIIQGIYTILNGITNTWFNPNLTEIVKHIREGTLDFVLLKPIDSQFYISLKKITPSGFLEIMLGFCLLLYCIKINQININLLFMALSFITIICSICILYSLWFFISTTTIWFVKTWNATEVLRSFLYIGRFPLNSFSFSLRIFFSIFIPIAFITTIPSEVFLGLSKLWEILLEIIVAIIFLFCSRRFWLFALKFYTSASS
- a CDS encoding sulfite exporter TauE/SafE family protein yields the protein MLYLLITSVDSVSHSLYKSIFIFLISFFSNTFSAISGGGAGLLQLPALILSGIPYYQALAGHKLATVALGIGGSLRNRKSLSNDKYIAGQILIFGLPGVIFGASIIEYISEEYLYLFLGIISIFLAFYTFLKSELGISSGNININLSNKIRFLIFIFLIGILNGSISSGTGLLVTILLIKSFGMDFLRAVSLTFLTVGIFWNLTGAIFLSKVGSISPMILIILIFGSFTGGYFGAHLSNLKGNRLIKKTFMTVCFFVGIGLLIKSINIFL
- a CDS encoding HNH endonuclease, with amino-acid sequence MHRQDAIYLDQLCPKVNNKSWRESLHKLTNYKCIYCGKPSESLDHLHPMSKGGGSNTSNCVPCCLSCNGNKSDLEVLGWYRKQKFYDPRRAMAIRAWFNDDLRLAKVLLNYIN
- a CDS encoding josephin, with amino-acid sequence MTNSTQYIYLASGVKKEEGFWIVGIKNCDENILDDKSLLDCHRKELIGSESAKNILFAIDLNINNLFNELRNKNYLIERPSIGISLDIPLDILESIFDFWLDIYKQQEAWETCIGLLKIRKRISLKNLIDSESLKGNSKKWALKIENLHSYIPNSHRVEKLNDPMWK
- a CDS encoding phosphoribosyltransferase, with translation MINYFTWSEFDESVEYIANKCKFLELSGIYGVPRGGLCLAVALSHKLKINLISKPIKNSLIVDDIYETGFTLNTFKNIEGAMFFVLFSKIKPTWWNTVFISRKNEWIVFPWENTLNAQNDQKEYLKKRGLT
- a CDS encoding nucleoside 2-deoxyribosyltransferase, which translates into the protein MKKKLYLANSYGFSKQTKKLLYEFNNIFNDLNIEVYEPFERTQQISKKEGEWAYELARSNFNDLKKCDCIFAIVNGTPPDEGVMIELGIAIALKKVIFLFRDDFRNCSDSNEYPLNLMLFLGLPRDNWKKYYFESLQDIKSNKKGFVEWAKK
- a CDS encoding 30S ribosomal protein S21, giving the protein MTQVTVGENEGIESALRRFKRQVSKSGIFADLKRLRHHETPIEKYKRKLQQRRKARRR
- a CDS encoding helix-hairpin-helix domain-containing protein, whose amino-acid sequence is MITKFLSKLKSILFKSAVSSETPLKKEKAPAKSAKSSKTKTKAKTKTKTKTKTKTKTANSKKNIETLATLPGVGVKSAKALYEAGFKTTKSVIAADEKELLAVSGVGINLVKKLKKLK
- a CDS encoding AAA family ATPase, translated to MKLIFISGPSGSGKTTLSKKIIEKVKNGIVLSTDNYYKTGLLSKLLSKFIEGYFDRDISFNYRLFKKDFYYIVKNGISKYERSYDFKKKKIENFYNDTNNINFLIIEGIFAKELSTTLHNQNYFLLELKISKNECMKRVLKRDFKERGKAVKIAKNDFIKSWDIYYKKSKNSCIKNKNVFIITRNTNIEQILKKLFD